A portion of the Salminus brasiliensis chromosome 9, fSalBra1.hap2, whole genome shotgun sequence genome contains these proteins:
- the arrb2b gene encoding arrestin, beta 2b isoform X2, translating into MGDKAGTRVFKKSSPNCKLTVYLGKRDFVDHLDHVDPVDGVLLIDPEYLKDRKVFVTLTCAFRYGREDLDVLGLSFRKDLYISTFQAFPPLPEEHKPLSRLQERLLKKLGQHAHPFNFTIPQNLPCSVTLQPGPEDTGKACGVDFEIRAFCAKSVEEKIHKRNSVRLVIRKVQYAPEKPGPQPMVETTRSFLMSDRSLHLEASLDKELYYHGEPISVNVHVTNNSTKTVKRVKISVRQYADICLFSTAQYKCPVAQVEADDQVSPSSTFCKVYTLTPTLNNNREKRGLALDGKLKHEDTNLASSTIVKDVSNKEVLGILVSYRVKVKLVVSRGGDVSVELPFVLMHPKPSEQPSSRPQSVVPETDAPVDTNLIEFETNNFSQDDDFVFEDFARLRLKGMKDDKDEDDHFC; encoded by the exons AGTCTTCAAGAAGTCCAGCCCCAACTGCAAG CTCACAGTATATCTGGGGAAGAGGGATTTTGTGGATCATCTAGATCATGTGGACCCAGTTG ATGGAGTTCTTTTGATTGACCCAGAATACCTTAAAGACAGAAAAG TTTTTGTGACCCTGACGTGTGCCTTCCGTTATGGTCGGGAGGACCTGGACGTGCTGGGCCTGTCCTTCAGAAAGGATCTATACATCTCCACCTTCCAGGCTTTCCCTCCACTGCCCGAGGAGCACAAACCACTCAGCCGCCTCCAGGAGCGACTGCTCAAAAAGCTCGGGCAGCACGCACACCCTTTCAACTTCACT ATTCCTCAGAATCTCCCCTGCTCAGTCACTTTACAGCCAGGACCAGAGGACACGGGCAag GCATGTGGTGTAGACTTTGAGATCAGAGCTTTCTGTGCAAAATCTGTGGAGGAGAAGATTCACAAAAG GAACTCTGTGAGGCTGGTAATCCGTAAGGTTCAGTATGCTCCAGAGAAACCAGGGCCACAGCCCATGGTGGAGACCACTCGCAGTTTTCTCATGTCGGACCGCTCCCTACACTTGGAGGCCTCACTCGACAAAGAG cTCTATTACCACGGAGAACCCATCAGTGTCAATGTCCATGTCACCAACAACTCCACCAAGACTGTCAAGCGAGTCAAAATCTCAG TGCGGCAGTATGCTGATATCTGTCTGTTCAGTACCGCACAGTACAAATGCCCCGTGGCTCAGGTAGAGGCAGA TGATCAGGTGTCACCCAGCTCAACGTTCTGTAAGGTGTACACACTTACCCCAACACTGAACAAtaacagagagaaaaggggtCTGGCCCTGGATGGCAAGCTCAAGCATGAGGATACTAACTTGGCCTCCAGCACCAT TGTCAAGGATGTGTCTAATAAAGAGGTGCTGGGCATCTTGGTGTCTTATAGAGTGAAGGTTAAACTGGTAGTGTCTCGTGGAGG TGATGTGTCAGTCGAGCTTCCTTTTGTCCTGATGCACCCCAAGCCCTCCGAGCAGCCCAGCTCAAGACCACAGTCAG TTGTGCCAGAGACGGACGCCCCTGTCGACACCAACCTGATAGAGTTTGAGACAAA taATTTTTCTCAGGACGACGACtttgtgtttgaggactttgcGAGGCTGAGGCTGAAAGGGATGAAGGACGATAAGGACGAGGATGACCACTTCTGCTAg
- the arrb2b gene encoding arrestin, beta 2b isoform X1, producing the protein MLGGGSVVIVGGCMRVFKKSSPNCKLTVYLGKRDFVDHLDHVDPVDGVLLIDPEYLKDRKVFVTLTCAFRYGREDLDVLGLSFRKDLYISTFQAFPPLPEEHKPLSRLQERLLKKLGQHAHPFNFTIPQNLPCSVTLQPGPEDTGKACGVDFEIRAFCAKSVEEKIHKRNSVRLVIRKVQYAPEKPGPQPMVETTRSFLMSDRSLHLEASLDKELYYHGEPISVNVHVTNNSTKTVKRVKISVRQYADICLFSTAQYKCPVAQVEADDQVSPSSTFCKVYTLTPTLNNNREKRGLALDGKLKHEDTNLASSTIVKDVSNKEVLGILVSYRVKVKLVVSRGGDVSVELPFVLMHPKPSEQPSSRPQSVVPETDAPVDTNLIEFETNNFSQDDDFVFEDFARLRLKGMKDDKDEDDHFC; encoded by the exons AGTCTTCAAGAAGTCCAGCCCCAACTGCAAG CTCACAGTATATCTGGGGAAGAGGGATTTTGTGGATCATCTAGATCATGTGGACCCAGTTG ATGGAGTTCTTTTGATTGACCCAGAATACCTTAAAGACAGAAAAG TTTTTGTGACCCTGACGTGTGCCTTCCGTTATGGTCGGGAGGACCTGGACGTGCTGGGCCTGTCCTTCAGAAAGGATCTATACATCTCCACCTTCCAGGCTTTCCCTCCACTGCCCGAGGAGCACAAACCACTCAGCCGCCTCCAGGAGCGACTGCTCAAAAAGCTCGGGCAGCACGCACACCCTTTCAACTTCACT ATTCCTCAGAATCTCCCCTGCTCAGTCACTTTACAGCCAGGACCAGAGGACACGGGCAag GCATGTGGTGTAGACTTTGAGATCAGAGCTTTCTGTGCAAAATCTGTGGAGGAGAAGATTCACAAAAG GAACTCTGTGAGGCTGGTAATCCGTAAGGTTCAGTATGCTCCAGAGAAACCAGGGCCACAGCCCATGGTGGAGACCACTCGCAGTTTTCTCATGTCGGACCGCTCCCTACACTTGGAGGCCTCACTCGACAAAGAG cTCTATTACCACGGAGAACCCATCAGTGTCAATGTCCATGTCACCAACAACTCCACCAAGACTGTCAAGCGAGTCAAAATCTCAG TGCGGCAGTATGCTGATATCTGTCTGTTCAGTACCGCACAGTACAAATGCCCCGTGGCTCAGGTAGAGGCAGA TGATCAGGTGTCACCCAGCTCAACGTTCTGTAAGGTGTACACACTTACCCCAACACTGAACAAtaacagagagaaaaggggtCTGGCCCTGGATGGCAAGCTCAAGCATGAGGATACTAACTTGGCCTCCAGCACCAT TGTCAAGGATGTGTCTAATAAAGAGGTGCTGGGCATCTTGGTGTCTTATAGAGTGAAGGTTAAACTGGTAGTGTCTCGTGGAGG TGATGTGTCAGTCGAGCTTCCTTTTGTCCTGATGCACCCCAAGCCCTCCGAGCAGCCCAGCTCAAGACCACAGTCAG TTGTGCCAGAGACGGACGCCCCTGTCGACACCAACCTGATAGAGTTTGAGACAAA taATTTTTCTCAGGACGACGACtttgtgtttgaggactttgcGAGGCTGAGGCTGAAAGGGATGAAGGACGATAAGGACGAGGATGACCACTTCTGCTAg